The window AACGGGTCGAATCGGCACGACCGCTTCACTCACTCAGCCGGAGCATTGAATTTGGTCATCGCCGGTGTCACACCGAGAATCCCCCATTCGATTGCCGCATAAGCCGCTCGCGTGGTCGCCGCTTCGATCGTTTCCTTTTCATCCTTGTTGAACTTGCCCAACACGTAATCAACCGCTTGCCAACCTTCGGGCGGTCGATCAATCCCGATTCGCAGTCGCGGAAACGACTCGGTACCGAGATGCCGGACAATATCCGCCAACCCCTTCTGGCCTCCTGCGGACCCTGACGGCCGCAACCGCAGTCGCCCACAAGGAAGGTTCAAATCGTCGCAAATGACAACGATTTCTTCTGGTGCCAGCTTAAAAAAATCCACTGCCTTTCGCACACTTTGACCACTCGCGTTCATGTAGGTCCAAGGGCAGAGCATGGCGAACTTCTCACCGCCATGGTTCCCTTCGGCCCACTCCCCCTCAAAACGTTCTTTCGAGGGACTTGCCGAGATCAAAGCTGCAAATTTCGCAGCCGCCATGAAGCCAACGTTGTGTCGCGTTTGTTCGTACTTGCGACCGGGATTCCCCAAGCCAACGATCAACTTCATGACAATGATCAGTCTTCTTCTTCGCCTTCCTTCGGACCACCCTTGCTAATCACGTCGGGCTCCACTGCGACATCACCGATTTCTGTTTCGGGCTCTTCGCTGCGAACCTCTTCAACATGCACGACAGGCGAATCCGCCGGAGTCATCAACTCGACACCCTCGGGCAACACCAAATCGGCTGCCGTCAAGGTGTCTCCGATCGCCAACTCGGTGACGTCAATCCTGAGGTTCTCAGGAATCCCACCTGCCGAGCAACGAATATCCACATCGTGGCGATTCTCGATCAACACACCCCCTTCGCGGACCCCAACGGGCTCGCCATGGACCTGAATCATCACGGTCACTTCGACCTTTTCCGACAAATTGACTCGCATCAGGTCCATATGCAAAACATCAATCCCCAAGGGATCCCATTGCATATCGCACAGCATCGCCGTCTCTTTGACCGCCCCAGTTAGGGAAACGGTACGAGCACGATGGCGCAGCAGGGCCTTCACCTGGTCAAGAGAAACCGACAACGATTCCGTTTCTTGACCATGTCCGTACAAAACAGCGGGAACGCGTCCGCTCTGACGCAAACGCCGAGTGGCTCGCGAGCCCAATTGCTCTCGCTTCTCGACTTGCAATACGTCTGCCATGGCTGGACTAACCTTCCAGTCAAATTGTGATTCGGTAATAAATTATTTCGAAAGCGAACTTGATTCGCATTTCTGACGCCGAACGCCGGCGCGATTTTCTCGGTTGAATGCATCCGCCAAAAGTTTCCAGCAACCGACGAAAGCGGCGCAGAAAATGCCTAGACGGGGATTTCCCCCAAGGGAAGCGGGGTAGTATGGCGGATTCGTTTCTTCACGCAAGCCCAAACAAGCACCGTTTTCCTGCCATTTTTGGCCTCGAGCTAGGCCCATGCCCGCAATTTCGACTCGGGATCACTCACAGATCGCGGCGAACACCCGCCCCGCAGCCCTGCCGATCCACAGCGTAATCGGAATCGTCCCGCACGAGCGAAGCTGCTGGGACCACTTGGCTGGGTCATGCCCCGTCCCTCGAACCTTGATCACTTCGGGATAATAATCCCGATTCCGCAATTCCCGCCGCAGCTTCCGATGATCGCAGCCTCCTGCCCAAATCACCCGGCCCACAACCGCCATCACATCTTCGCTCAACCTCCCTACCTCCGATGCTTCACAGGTCAAGAAGCCTGCGGGGCCGCCGAGCAGCGACAAGGCATGGACCTTCGCGAACGCGTCGGTCAAACCGGCTGCCCGGACCGATGCATCGGGATCCACCAAAACCGCTCCCGGCCCGCTGGCTTCGTGGCTTCGATCGTTCGCACCCTGCTGACGCTGATGGGCCGATAGCGAAAACGTTCGAAAGCTACCGTCCGCTCGAACCGAGACGGCCGAGCGTGTTCCCTCGACCTGCCCCGACCTCTCCACCGCCTCGCCGACCAAGACCACCTGCTCTCGCACACGTCCCGACAACGAGATCCAACACCGGTGCGTTGCATCCGACATGGCCACCGGGACCTCTGCCGCGGGAGCCAATTTGATGATCGCCGATACCGCTGGACGGGCCACTTGAAGGACCTGATCCAATCCAGGCTGATAGTCTTCCGGTCGCGTGGTTCTTTTCCCACCGCTGCGTCGATCCGGATCGATGTGCACTCCGACGCCAGAAGGCAACGGTACCTCGGTGGCATCACCACATCGGACTTCCGCTTTCCCGAGGGGCCCGCGAGAGGCCATCTCCTGCAAGTTCGCTTCGGCAAACGTCGCCATCACGGGATCCAAGTCGATCGCGACCACGTCAGCACGGCTGGCCAATTGCATGGCATCCCCTCCGATGCCGCAACACAGGTCGTAAACCCTTTGCTGGCCGATCCAAGCAGATTTGATCTTCGCCACTTGCCACGCAGTGGCTTGTTGCAGCGACTTCTCCGTGACCCACCAAACGCCATCGCCAAATTTCTGGCAAGCCTTTTTCTGTAGCGACGCGACGCTCAACAATTCGTTCACTCGGTCTTGCCCAAATTGCTTGCGCAACCGTTTCACCTCGGCCGGCGTCGGCGAGGCCCCCGCCCCCAACGACGACGCCAGCTCAGCAATGATGGCTCGATAGGTTTCGATCGATGCGGACATCTGCCCCTTTCGTGCTGCGGAGACGCCTGCGAACCGGTCGCAATCAGCGTCCTTGAAGCACCGATTAAAACGATCCTGCGTTTTCTCCGCAATGCTCAAGGGTGCCGACTTCAATGAAACTCGCGGATGCACGAAAGTCGATAGCTAAAGATGGACCCCTCCCCCCAATACCACGGTCGTGTCATGTCTCTGCTAACTCCGCTTCGAAACGCAGCGATTGTTGTCGTCCTTGTGGGCGGACCGTACGCTGCTTCGGAAACCGAGTTTGGCCGTGATGCGATCACGAAAATCAAGCAATCGTTTGCATCGAGTGACGGATCCGATGGGCTAACATTAGCCAGCACTTCGTCTGGTACCCTGCATTCGCATTACGAGCTCGAACAACTGCGCCGTGCCGATCCGGATCGCTACCGCTACGACGGCGCAACCGCGCGACGACTCGGGGCACTTCCCTCGAACGAGGAAGAGGAACCCCAACTTGTCGGCAGCACCGTGCAAGACATCCGCGAAGTGCTCCGTTTTGACATCTCTCCGGACTGGGTCTTGCAGCGATTCTCGCGAGTCAGCACCGTGCTTGCCGATCTACACATGGAAGGCCTGAGAGTCCCAATTGTGACGGGCACTCGAGCGGACGATTTGGCGGGTACCCTAACGTACTACTTTGACCCCAACGGCAAAGTCCAGCGAGTCTCGATTCATGGATTCACCGGTGACCCGAATCGAATCGCCGGCATCATGATCGGCTATTACGGACTCAAACGCGAACCCTCGCTTGAAGCCGGCGTCTTCACCCGTCGTTGGAACGGAACGCCGGTGCAATTCATGCGATTAACGCACGCACCGGTTGTCTACAGCGATGCGGTCCATCAAAAATTCACCGTTTTTGTCGAGCTGAACGAACCCAGTTTGGCATACGGCATCAGCCCAGAGGCTCAGCGCATCGTCCAATCCGACCGCCACAGTGGACGCTGGTAAGCCGCAGCTCGATCCGATGCACGAATCCACCTCTCAGCGGTCGAGCGAAAGCTCAGGCTACACCGCGTTGCGGTCCGACTTATCGTCGTTGCCGTCTTCCATTTCTTGAATGTAGCGACGCAGCCGCTCCAGTTCGTCTTCGGTCCCCTTCAGCTTCAGCATGTTTTCGACACGCTTCAGCAATTCGATCTTGTTGACCGGCTTGCTTAAAAAGTCATCGGTCCCCGCGGCGACGGCGCGCTCGATATCACCAAGCTCATTGAGCGCAGTGACCATCAAGACCATGACCCGACGGGTTGCCGGATCCTTTTTGATCTTCTCGCAAACCTCGAAACCACTCAATTTCGGCATCATCACATCGAGCAACACCAAGTCGGGTTGGAAGGAAGCGACCTTGTCCAACGTGTCTTGGCCATCAACCGAAGTTTCAAAGTCACAATCGACCTTTGCCAAATACGCTTCGAGCAACTCGCGGTTGGCGACATTGTCATCAGCAATCAGAATGCGGTGCATGATCATCTTTCCAAAGGGGAAATGCGGGGACTAATTGCAACGTTCGGCAGGTACAGGGAAGCTTTTACAAAGCTCGCAGATCTCGCTGCGGATCGTTTGGTGCAGTGCCGAATCATCGGGATGGGAAAGCCCCTGATGAATCCAACCGCCCACGCGTTTCATTTCCTCGGTCCCCATGCCACGCGTGGTCAAAGCGGGCGTTCCAATACGAATGCCCGACGGATCCATCGGCTTTCGTTCGTCAAACGGGATCATGTTCATATTGACCGTGATACCGCACTGGTCGAGCACCGCCTCGGCCTTCTTGCCACCCAACCCGAGTGCCGTTACATCGACCAACATCAAGTGGTTGTCGGTCCCACCACTGACCAGTGGCAAGCCGGCCGCGAGCAAGGTATCGGCCAGCGTCTTCGCGTTCTCGACCACGGCTTTGCCGTACGCTTTGAACTCGGGCGTCATCGCCTCGGCAAAGCAGACCGCCTTGCCCGCGATCACGTGCATCAGCGGACCACCCTGTGTGCCTGGAAAAACATTGCGATTGACGAGTTTTAGATTTTCTTCCTTACACAGCACCAAACCACTCCGCGGCCCGCGAAGCGTTTTATGCGTCGTGGTGGTCACGTAATCGGCATAGGGAACAGGGCTATTGTGCTGCCCCGACGCGACCAAACCGGCGTAGTGAGCCATATCGACCATCAATTTGGCCCCTACGTCGTTGGCAATTTCAGCGAATCGATCGTGCGGTATTTCACGAGGGTAAGCGCTTGCACCAGCAACGATCAACTTCGGCTTCTTTTCCCTTGCCAACTTCGCAATCTGATCGAAATCAAGCCGATGGTTCTTGGGGTCCACCCCGTAAGAGTGGAAATGGTACAACCGGCCGCTGATGTTCAGCTTCATGCCGTGAGTCAAGTGGCCCCCTTGGGCCAAATCCAACCCTAAGACCGAGTCACCGACTTCCAGACACGACAAATACACGGCCGTGTTCGCCTGCGAACCACTATGCGGCTGGACATTCGCCGCTTCGGCGCCGAACAGCTTCTTCGCTCGTTCGATCGCCAACGTCTCGATGACGTCG of the Novipirellula artificiosorum genome contains:
- a CDS encoding DUF6690 family protein, whose protein sequence is MDPSPQYHGRVMSLLTPLRNAAIVVVLVGGPYAASETEFGRDAITKIKQSFASSDGSDGLTLASTSSGTLHSHYELEQLRRADPDRYRYDGATARRLGALPSNEEEEPQLVGSTVQDIREVLRFDISPDWVLQRFSRVSTVLADLHMEGLRVPIVTGTRADDLAGTLTYYFDPNGKVQRVSIHGFTGDPNRIAGIMIGYYGLKREPSLEAGVFTRRWNGTPVQFMRLTHAPVVYSDAVHQKFTVFVELNEPSLAYGISPEAQRIVQSDRHSGRW
- a CDS encoding methyltransferase domain-containing protein, which produces MSASIETYRAIIAELASSLGAGASPTPAEVKRLRKQFGQDRVNELLSVASLQKKACQKFGDGVWWVTEKSLQQATAWQVAKIKSAWIGQQRVYDLCCGIGGDAMQLASRADVVAIDLDPVMATFAEANLQEMASRGPLGKAEVRCGDATEVPLPSGVGVHIDPDRRSGGKRTTRPEDYQPGLDQVLQVARPAVSAIIKLAPAAEVPVAMSDATHRCWISLSGRVREQVVLVGEAVERSGQVEGTRSAVSVRADGSFRTFSLSAHQRQQGANDRSHEASGPGAVLVDPDASVRAAGLTDAFAKVHALSLLGGPAGFLTCEASEVGRLSEDVMAVVGRVIWAGGCDHRKLRRELRNRDYYPEVIKVRGTGHDPAKWSQQLRSCGTIPITLWIGRAAGRVFAAICE
- a CDS encoding 50S ribosomal protein L25; protein product: MADVLQVEKREQLGSRATRRLRQSGRVPAVLYGHGQETESLSVSLDQVKALLRHRARTVSLTGAVKETAMLCDMQWDPLGIDVLHMDLMRVNLSEKVEVTVMIQVHGEPVGVREGGVLIENRHDVDIRCSAGGIPENLRIDVTELAIGDTLTAADLVLPEGVELMTPADSPVVHVEEVRSEEPETEIGDVAVEPDVISKGGPKEGEEED
- the pth gene encoding aminoacyl-tRNA hydrolase, translating into MKLIVGLGNPGRKYEQTRHNVGFMAAAKFAALISASPSKERFEGEWAEGNHGGEKFAMLCPWTYMNASGQSVRKAVDFFKLAPEEIVVICDDLNLPCGRLRLRPSGSAGGQKGLADIVRHLGTESFPRLRIGIDRPPEGWQAVDYVLGKFNKDEKETIEAATTRAAYAAIEWGILGVTPAMTKFNAPAE
- a CDS encoding response regulator — protein: MHRILIADDNVANRELLEAYLAKVDCDFETSVDGQDTLDKVASFQPDLVLLDVMMPKLSGFEVCEKIKKDPATRRVMVLMVTALNELGDIERAVAAGTDDFLSKPVNKIELLKRVENMLKLKGTEDELERLRRYIQEMEDGNDDKSDRNAV
- a CDS encoding serine hydroxymethyltransferase, encoding MNFLQQQDPDIWTAIEAEATRQREGLEMIASENYTSPAIMQAAGSVLTNKYAEGYPGRRYYGGCEHVDVIETLAIERAKKLFGAEAANVQPHSGSQANTAVYLSCLEVGDSVLGLDLAQGGHLTHGMKLNISGRLYHFHSYGVDPKNHRLDFDQIAKLAREKKPKLIVAGASAYPREIPHDRFAEIANDVGAKLMVDMAHYAGLVASGQHNSPVPYADYVTTTTHKTLRGPRSGLVLCKEENLKLVNRNVFPGTQGGPLMHVIAGKAVCFAEAMTPEFKAYGKAVVENAKTLADTLLAAGLPLVSGGTDNHLMLVDVTALGLGGKKAEAVLDQCGITVNMNMIPFDERKPMDPSGIRIGTPALTTRGMGTEEMKRVGGWIHQGLSHPDDSALHQTIRSEICELCKSFPVPAERCN